One window of Quercus robur chromosome 12, dhQueRobu3.1, whole genome shotgun sequence genomic DNA carries:
- the LOC126709294 gene encoding FCS-Like Zinc finger 2, with protein sequence MESTSTRRPCFIEEDYGLASLADMEAGISGTGNQHNHTHHSHNQNHPFFSRTLCYSASYNISRRGSLRNLSALSPRSAGPRFYDARFEDHQPHFLEACFLCKKPLGDNKDIFMYRGDTPFCSEECRHEQIEIDEAKEKNWNLSSSMKALRKKQQRESTSPNKTQKNYPLRTSTVAAA encoded by the exons ATGGAGTCCACAAGTACAAGGAGGCCTTGTTTCATCGAGGAAGATTATGGGTTGGCTTCTTTGGCAGACATGGAAGCTGGGATCTCTGGAACTGGGAACCAGCATAATCATACCCACCATAGTCACAACCAAAACCACCCTTTCTTCTCTAGGACACTGTGTTACAGTGCCTCGTATAATATTAGTAGGAGGGGTAGTTTGAGAAACCTCTCGGCTTTGTCTCCGAGATCTGCTGGGCCTAGGTTCTATGATGCAAGATTCGAGGATCACCAACCCCATTTCTTGGAAGCCTGTTTTCTTTGCAAGAAACCACTTGGGGATAACAAAGACATCTTCATGTACAG AGGTGACACTCCATTCTGTAGTGAAGAGTGCAGACATGAACAAATAGAAATAGATGAAGCAAAGGAGAAGAACTGGAATCTTTCTTCCTCAATGAAGGCGTTGAGGAAAAAGCAACAGAGAGAGTCCACTTccccaaacaaaacccagaagaACTACCCTTTACGTACAAGCACTGTTGCAGCCGCTTAA